The Corynebacterium pseudopelargi genome contains a region encoding:
- a CDS encoding ABC transporter ATP-binding protein → MSQPKTRTQKPPTIELKNVNVVHKTRTGKLFRPDTVHANKDINFVARRGEVVGIVGESGCGKSTLARVMVGLQKPTSGEVLFRGAPLNHRGAQRKELGRAVSMVFQDPATALNPRMSVKEQLIDPLKVHGIDNEASRLKRVRTLLDLVGLPQSALDVMPRQISGGQRQRVAIARALALEPDLIIADEPTSALDVSVRAQVLNLLTDLRKELGLGLVFISHDINTVRYVSDRMCVMLAGEIIEEQPTEDLFAKPKQEYTATLLAATPSLL, encoded by the coding sequence ATGAGCCAGCCCAAGACCCGTACCCAAAAACCACCAACCATTGAGCTCAAAAACGTCAATGTGGTGCACAAGACGCGTACCGGCAAGCTCTTTCGCCCCGATACGGTGCACGCCAATAAAGACATCAACTTCGTGGCACGCCGCGGCGAAGTAGTCGGGATCGTTGGCGAATCTGGTTGCGGAAAATCAACCCTGGCAAGGGTGATGGTGGGGCTGCAAAAGCCCACCAGCGGCGAGGTTCTGTTTCGCGGAGCTCCACTGAATCACCGCGGCGCGCAGCGCAAAGAACTGGGGCGTGCTGTGTCGATGGTGTTCCAAGATCCCGCCACCGCCTTGAACCCCAGAATGAGCGTGAAAGAACAGCTCATTGATCCGCTCAAAGTGCATGGCATTGATAATGAGGCCTCAAGGCTCAAGCGTGTTCGCACGCTGCTGGATCTGGTGGGTCTGCCCCAATCCGCACTCGATGTGATGCCTCGGCAGATCTCTGGCGGGCAACGCCAGCGCGTGGCCATTGCCCGTGCGCTTGCACTGGAACCGGATCTGATTATTGCCGATGAACCTACCTCCGCCCTCGATGTGTCTGTGCGCGCCCAAGTGCTCAATCTGCTCACTGATCTGCGCAAGGAATTAGGCCTTGGCCTGGTGTTTATTTCCCACGACATCAACACCGTGCGCTACGTATCTGATCGCATGTGCGTGATGCTCGCCGGGGAGATCATCGAGGAACAACCCACCGAAGACCTCTTTGCCAAGCCCAAGCAGGAATACACCGCCACCCTGCTGGCCGCTACCCCCTCATTGCTCTGA
- a CDS encoding dihydrodipicolinate synthase family protein codes for MNINKGIIPPLLTPLHADRSIDFASLERLVDKLITAGVDGIFALGSSGEVAFLSDEDRGAVLRAVVEHVAGRVPVYAGVIDMQVNRVLQHVRQAEQAGVDAVVATAPFYAISGPMEVEAHFRAIAEATSLPVLAYDIPVCVHTKLIPEMLVQLGREGVLAGVKDSSGDDVSFRRLVALNRAAGSPLVLLTGHEAVVDGAFLAGADGCVPGLGNVDPDGYVRMWKAAQESQWDTVRREQDRLAALFEIVFQPIAKVGPAAGVGSFKTALELMGVFESNLMSAPLAPIDDAPSREAIASILKAADLL; via the coding sequence ATGAACATCAACAAAGGCATCATCCCTCCGCTGCTGACTCCCCTCCACGCCGATCGAAGCATCGACTTCGCTTCTCTGGAGCGCTTGGTAGACAAACTCATCACCGCTGGAGTCGACGGCATTTTTGCCCTCGGTTCTTCCGGCGAGGTTGCCTTTTTAAGCGATGAAGACCGCGGCGCAGTGCTTCGCGCCGTTGTAGAACACGTAGCAGGCCGCGTGCCCGTGTATGCCGGCGTGATTGATATGCAGGTCAATCGCGTGCTCCAGCATGTGCGCCAAGCAGAACAGGCCGGAGTCGATGCCGTAGTAGCTACCGCCCCCTTCTATGCCATTAGCGGACCAATGGAGGTAGAAGCCCACTTCCGCGCCATTGCCGAGGCCACCTCCCTGCCAGTGCTGGCCTATGACATTCCCGTGTGCGTCCACACCAAACTCATCCCAGAAATGCTGGTGCAGCTCGGCCGCGAAGGTGTGCTCGCAGGTGTGAAGGATTCTTCCGGTGACGACGTATCCTTCCGCCGCTTGGTAGCACTCAACCGCGCCGCAGGCTCGCCCTTGGTGTTGCTCACCGGGCACGAGGCCGTGGTTGATGGGGCATTTCTTGCCGGCGCCGATGGTTGCGTGCCAGGACTAGGCAATGTGGATCCCGACGGCTATGTGCGCATGTGGAAAGCCGCTCAAGAAAGCCAGTGGGATACGGTGCGCCGTGAACAAGATCGCCTGGCAGCGCTGTTCGAGATCGTATTCCAGCCCATTGCCAAGGTAGGCCCGGCAGCCGGGGTGGGGTCATTCAAGACGGCACTGGAGCTGATGGGCGTATTCGAGTCCAACTTGATGTCTGCCCCGTTGGCACCGATCGACGATGCCCCCTCCCGCGAGGCCATCGCCAGCATCTTGAAAGCCGCCGATTTGCTTTAG
- a CDS encoding lipocalin family protein: MATPLFARIAPIAASIALCCSMISPAQATESEPAQDLLQGGRLAGSSTQLLPRGLSSDNALVETASAVDLERFAGTWYQVAAVPQPYTLQCLRDTTATYERIAPGELSVKNACVTPWGATSSIEGTATVRSKASLRVNFPNIPFQNPEGPVNYRVTYLADDYSLAIVGDPDRLSGFVLSRTPDLPAEQWRLVQRTLDQRGWWPCTFLTVPARGGMEDIKPVCTL; this comes from the coding sequence ATGGCCACACCACTATTTGCCCGTATCGCACCGATTGCAGCTAGCATCGCGCTGTGCTGCTCTATGATCAGCCCCGCCCAGGCCACAGAGTCTGAACCCGCGCAGGATCTTTTGCAGGGAGGAAGGCTCGCAGGCAGCTCAACCCAACTTCTTCCCCGGGGCTTGAGCTCAGACAATGCCTTAGTGGAGACTGCAAGCGCCGTTGATCTGGAACGCTTTGCCGGCACCTGGTACCAAGTAGCTGCCGTGCCACAGCCTTATACCTTGCAGTGCTTGAGGGATACCACCGCCACATATGAGCGCATCGCACCGGGTGAGCTTTCAGTAAAGAACGCTTGCGTTACCCCTTGGGGAGCAACCTCCAGCATCGAGGGCACCGCGACAGTGCGCAGCAAGGCCTCGCTCCGCGTGAACTTCCCCAACATCCCCTTCCAAAATCCAGAAGGGCCAGTAAATTACAGGGTCACGTACCTCGCAGATGATTACTCACTGGCCATCGTTGGCGATCCCGACCGGCTTTCGGGCTTTGTGCTGTCTCGCACCCCGGATCTTCCAGCCGAGCAGTGGAGGCTTGTGCAACGCACCCTCGATCAGCGCGGCTGGTGGCCATGCACCTTCCTTACTGTGCCTGCCCGCGGAGGCATGGAAGATATCAAGCCAGTGTGCACCCTTTGA
- a CDS encoding glucose PTS transporter subunit IIA, whose amino-acid sequence MSEHSVRLLSPASGTIIPIGQVPDKVFASQGVGDGFGVANPASGEMRTPVAGKITMVAKTGHAIGIRTEEGLDLLVHLGIDTVELEGKPFKLNVERGAQVEAGEVFGTMDTKAIEDAGKNTTIIVAVTNSKKKLEAIEVEEHQVQAGEVAVEVTLRSAKPAAAAAGAGAAGAATADKQDSGKAVAQQRPAELSGFDALAWDILNLIGGKENVKSVTHCITRERFYLHDESKANDAAVADLDGVIDVVKAGGQYQVVIGPDVEDVYDAIVKQLGEDKAAGEQEAVEQKPRPDSAIGWVKQGFSSLIGVITGSMIPIIGLLAASGIIKGILSLLTTFNVTTQDSNTFQIINAMSDSVFYFLPIFVGFTAAKRLGADPIIVAIIGGVLTHPSIVDLSGQEASRDFLSVPLNGDFFGLPINIASYSYSIFPIIVAAWVASKVEPWLKKIVPNTVRMIFVPLLEVVIVSLAILLVLGPVVMLISGGIANAIQWLYSLSPTISGLFIGGFYQVLVIFGLHWAVIPLVAQDIANTGHSYLNAIISATMVAQGGAALAILVKSKIQKIKGLAGPATISAFCGVTEPAMYGLNLKYGRTFIMASIGGAAGGLLTGLFNVNMWGFTGSLIGFTSFVNPDGLDFSFWGFLIASAVALVVSFTLTYLFGFKDSDVEQAREVKKVRLGNREPVAK is encoded by the coding sequence ATGAGCGAACACTCCGTGCGGCTGCTGAGCCCAGCAAGTGGCACCATCATCCCGATCGGCCAAGTACCCGATAAAGTCTTTGCCTCTCAAGGCGTAGGCGATGGATTTGGTGTAGCCAACCCAGCATCGGGTGAGATGCGTACCCCCGTGGCCGGCAAAATCACCATGGTGGCAAAAACCGGCCACGCCATCGGCATTCGTACCGAAGAAGGCCTCGACCTTCTCGTACACCTGGGTATCGACACCGTGGAGCTTGAAGGCAAGCCCTTTAAGCTCAACGTTGAGCGCGGTGCACAGGTAGAAGCCGGCGAAGTCTTTGGCACCATGGACACCAAGGCCATCGAGGATGCCGGCAAGAACACCACCATCATCGTCGCGGTGACCAACTCTAAGAAGAAGTTGGAAGCCATCGAGGTAGAAGAACACCAGGTGCAAGCAGGCGAGGTTGCCGTAGAGGTCACGCTTCGGTCGGCCAAGCCAGCCGCCGCCGCTGCTGGTGCAGGTGCCGCAGGTGCTGCCACGGCCGATAAGCAGGATTCCGGCAAAGCAGTAGCACAGCAGCGCCCCGCAGAACTCAGCGGTTTTGATGCCCTGGCGTGGGACATCCTGAACCTCATCGGCGGCAAGGAAAACGTCAAGTCGGTGACGCACTGCATCACCCGTGAGCGTTTCTATCTCCACGATGAATCCAAGGCCAACGACGCTGCCGTTGCAGATCTCGACGGCGTGATCGACGTGGTCAAGGCCGGTGGACAGTACCAGGTCGTGATTGGCCCGGATGTTGAAGATGTCTACGATGCCATCGTCAAGCAGCTTGGCGAGGACAAAGCTGCAGGCGAGCAAGAAGCAGTAGAACAAAAGCCACGGCCCGACTCTGCTATCGGTTGGGTCAAGCAGGGCTTTAGCTCTTTGATCGGCGTGATTACCGGTTCGATGATTCCGATCATCGGCTTGCTTGCCGCATCCGGCATTATCAAGGGTATTCTTTCGCTGCTCACCACATTCAATGTGACGACGCAGGATTCCAATACCTTCCAGATCATCAACGCCATGAGCGACTCGGTGTTCTACTTCCTGCCGATTTTCGTCGGCTTTACCGCTGCGAAACGCCTAGGTGCCGATCCGATTATCGTGGCCATCATCGGTGGTGTGCTTACCCACCCATCCATTGTGGATCTCTCCGGCCAAGAAGCCTCCCGCGACTTCCTTTCTGTGCCGCTCAACGGCGATTTCTTCGGCCTGCCCATCAACATTGCCAGCTACTCCTACTCGATCTTCCCGATCATCGTGGCCGCCTGGGTGGCTTCCAAGGTGGAACCGTGGTTGAAGAAGATTGTGCCCAACACCGTGCGCATGATTTTCGTGCCGCTGCTTGAGGTAGTGATTGTTTCGCTGGCCATCCTCTTGGTACTTGGCCCCGTGGTGATGCTCATCTCCGGTGGTATTGCCAACGCTATCCAGTGGCTCTACAGCCTCTCGCCAACCATCTCAGGTTTGTTCATCGGTGGTTTCTATCAGGTGCTGGTGATCTTCGGTCTGCACTGGGCCGTGATTCCGCTGGTGGCACAAGACATCGCCAACACCGGCCACTCCTACCTCAACGCCATCATCTCCGCCACCATGGTTGCTCAAGGTGGTGCGGCACTGGCAATCCTGGTCAAGTCCAAGATCCAAAAGATCAAAGGCCTGGCAGGTCCTGCCACTATCTCCGCCTTCTGCGGTGTTACCGAGCCCGCCATGTACGGTCTGAACCTGAAATATGGCCGCACCTTCATCATGGCCTCCATCGGTGGTGCCGCCGGCGGTTTGCTCACCGGCCTGTTCAACGTGAACATGTGGGGCTTTACCGGCTCGCTCATCGGCTTTACTTCCTTTGTTAACCCCGATGGCCTGGACTTCAGCTTCTGGGGCTTCCTCATCGCCTCTGCTGTGGCACTGGTCGTTTCCTTCACGCTGACCTACCTCTTCGGATTCAAGGATTCAGATGTAGAGCAGGCGCGCGAGGTGAAGAAGGTTCGCCTAGGAAACCGAGAACCCGTGGCCAAGTAG
- the treC gene encoding alpha,alpha-phosphotrehalase, with amino-acid sequence MSALTRSFRDKVIYQIYPKSFYDSNGDGVGDLRGVIEKVPYIASLGIDMVWFNPFFVSPGRDNGYDIANYYEVDPAMGTMEDVEELIQALAEHNIGVMFDMVLNHTSTEHEWFQRALAGEQEYQDCYIIREAPEGELPTNWVSKFGGPAWAPFGDTGKYYLHLFDPTQADLNWHNPKVREEAANIVNFWREKGVRGFRFDVINLIGKEPELESAPAGVDDRVMYTDGVHVDRFLQELNRRSFGQDPDAVTVGEMSSTSIERCIAYSKPENHELNMVFNFHHLKVDYDQGQKWSKVPADIVALKKILNEWALGMQEGGGWNALFWNNHDQPRAIDRFGDAGQGRVHTATMLAAVIHLLRGTPFVYQGEEIGMTDPRYTSIEQYVDVEARNAYHALLQAGHSEQGAFEIVHAKARDNSRTPMQWDSSKYAGFSSVQPWLEPTRQEEINVEAEQASGEILPFYQRLIELRHTMPIIAEGSYAPYALEHEQVFAYWREYEQQRLLVLANLTGEPASVQVPEAMLDATVLVHNYQDPKPAATMTLRAYETIALLK; translated from the coding sequence ATGAGCGCCTTGACCAGGAGCTTTCGCGATAAGGTGATCTACCAGATCTACCCAAAGTCCTTCTATGATTCCAACGGGGACGGGGTAGGTGACTTACGCGGTGTGATTGAAAAGGTGCCCTATATCGCCTCGCTTGGCATCGACATGGTGTGGTTTAACCCCTTCTTTGTCTCACCAGGGCGCGACAATGGCTACGACATTGCCAACTACTACGAAGTAGACCCAGCCATGGGCACCATGGAAGACGTTGAAGAACTCATCCAGGCCCTTGCAGAACACAACATCGGCGTGATGTTCGATATGGTGCTCAACCACACCTCCACCGAACACGAATGGTTCCAGCGAGCACTCGCAGGTGAGCAGGAATACCAAGACTGCTACATCATCCGCGAAGCCCCAGAAGGCGAACTACCCACCAACTGGGTATCCAAATTCGGCGGGCCTGCCTGGGCACCCTTCGGCGATACCGGCAAATACTATCTGCACCTTTTCGACCCCACCCAAGCAGACCTCAACTGGCACAACCCCAAGGTGCGAGAAGAAGCCGCCAATATTGTGAACTTTTGGCGCGAAAAAGGCGTGCGAGGATTCCGCTTCGACGTGATCAACCTCATCGGCAAAGAACCCGAACTGGAATCAGCACCAGCCGGTGTGGATGACCGCGTGATGTACACCGATGGCGTGCATGTAGATCGCTTCCTTCAAGAGCTCAACCGCCGAAGCTTTGGTCAAGACCCCGATGCCGTGACAGTAGGCGAGATGTCTTCTACCAGCATCGAACGCTGCATCGCGTACTCCAAGCCCGAAAACCACGAACTGAACATGGTGTTTAACTTCCACCACCTCAAAGTGGATTATGACCAAGGCCAGAAATGGTCCAAGGTTCCCGCAGATATCGTGGCGCTAAAAAAGATCCTCAACGAGTGGGCACTGGGCATGCAAGAAGGCGGCGGCTGGAATGCACTGTTTTGGAACAACCACGACCAGCCCCGCGCCATCGACCGCTTCGGGGATGCAGGCCAAGGGCGCGTGCACACCGCCACCATGCTCGCCGCAGTAATTCACCTTTTGCGCGGCACACCCTTTGTGTACCAGGGCGAAGAAATCGGCATGACCGACCCGCGCTACACCAGCATCGAACAATATGTAGATGTAGAAGCCCGCAACGCCTATCACGCCCTACTGCAGGCAGGACACAGCGAGCAAGGCGCATTTGAGATCGTGCATGCCAAAGCCCGCGACAACTCCCGCACACCCATGCAGTGGGATAGCAGCAAGTACGCAGGCTTTAGCAGCGTGCAACCCTGGCTTGAGCCCACCCGCCAAGAAGAGATCAACGTTGAAGCCGAGCAGGCAAGCGGCGAGATCCTGCCGTTTTATCAACGCCTGATCGAGTTGCGACACACCATGCCGATCATTGCCGAAGGTAGCTACGCACCCTATGCGCTCGAACACGAGCAGGTGTTTGCCTATTGGCGTGAATATGAGCAGCAACGCCTGCTGGTGCTAGCAAACCTCACCGGCGAGCCAGCCTCGGTGCAGGTGCCAGAAGCGATGCTCGATGCAACGGTGCTCGTGCACAACTACCAAGACCCCAAGCCGGCGGCGACGATGACGCTGCGGGCTTATGAAACCATCGCATTACTCAAGTAG
- a CDS encoding DUF4230 domain-containing protein, producing MKNAAKIAVALIIGAVVAVAGFIGLNKAGIIGDPNRTITSTGIGGQLEDISELAVEQYTYSNVGRFEEDGLKALGIRIPLTGKNFLVAYDGVVKAGLKNFDKVDVDINDAERTITVKAPKVQILSSEIEPSSVVVYDQSFNPLNQLKVDDLTEFLDTQEKEAEKKAKKEHLLDRASQRVKTLMKSQTEAFIEGSDKQDYAVKVETK from the coding sequence ATGAAAAATGCTGCAAAAATTGCCGTTGCACTCATCATTGGGGCCGTGGTGGCGGTCGCCGGTTTTATTGGGCTTAACAAAGCTGGAATCATCGGCGACCCTAACCGCACCATCACCTCCACGGGAATCGGCGGGCAGCTAGAAGATATTTCGGAATTAGCTGTAGAGCAATACACCTATTCCAATGTGGGGCGCTTTGAAGAAGACGGCCTCAAAGCATTGGGTATTCGCATCCCGCTGACCGGCAAGAACTTCCTTGTTGCCTACGACGGCGTGGTAAAAGCCGGCCTGAAAAACTTTGACAAGGTCGATGTAGATATCAACGATGCCGAGCGCACCATCACCGTCAAAGCGCCGAAGGTGCAAATTCTTTCCAGCGAGATCGAACCCTCCTCGGTGGTGGTATATGACCAAAGCTTTAACCCCTTAAACCAGCTCAAGGTGGATGACCTCACCGAATTCCTCGATACCCAGGAAAAAGAAGCCGAGAAAAAGGCCAAGAAAGAACACCTGCTAGATCGAGCATCGCAGCGAGTAAAAACGCTGATGAAAAGCCAAACAGAGGCCTTTATCGAGGGCTCAGATAAGCAAGACTATGCCGTGAAGGTAGAAACCAAATAG
- a CDS encoding biotin-dependent carboxyltransferase family protein, translating into MQINVLEPGLSTTVQDQGRTGYYHLGIPQSGSADQLSAQIANALVGNHRDSAVLECTYTGPTLVVDDYTELAVTGAPVEVKVNGRTQPMWHRLHLRPDDEISFGDLAEGIRFYLAFRGGIDVPEVLGSRSTYVLGRLGGINGRRLESGDVIPIGAPQKDLPKLMYLAEKLRPTFSKEQEVRILRGLYDHYLTEEGWRNLVESEWTLTPTADRMGLRYEGPGVMWAEREPKFGAGSDPSNIVDAGYAVGSIQIPGGTQPILLHRDAVSGGGYAMVGTVISSDMDVVARAAAGTKTRFVEVDMDTALALRKQARELVDMFHP; encoded by the coding sequence ATGCAGATTAATGTGCTTGAACCCGGCTTGAGCACCACTGTGCAAGACCAGGGTCGAACCGGCTACTACCACCTGGGCATCCCTCAATCAGGATCCGCTGATCAACTTTCCGCACAAATTGCCAATGCGCTCGTGGGTAATCACCGCGATTCCGCCGTGCTGGAATGTACCTACACAGGACCCACCCTCGTGGTAGATGATTACACGGAGTTGGCCGTCACCGGTGCTCCGGTAGAGGTGAAGGTAAATGGGCGCACGCAGCCAATGTGGCACCGCCTGCACCTACGCCCCGATGATGAGATTAGCTTTGGCGATTTAGCAGAAGGCATCCGCTTTTATCTAGCGTTTCGCGGTGGCATCGATGTGCCAGAGGTGCTGGGCTCTCGTTCTACCTATGTGCTTGGCCGCTTAGGTGGTATTAATGGCCGCAGGTTAGAGTCAGGCGATGTGATTCCCATTGGCGCGCCCCAAAAGGATCTGCCAAAGCTGATGTACCTGGCAGAAAAATTGCGCCCGACCTTTTCCAAGGAGCAAGAGGTTCGTATTCTTCGAGGCCTCTATGATCACTACCTCACCGAGGAGGGGTGGCGTAACCTCGTGGAATCGGAATGGACGCTGACCCCCACCGCCGACCGCATGGGCTTGCGATATGAAGGCCCCGGTGTGATGTGGGCTGAACGCGAGCCGAAATTTGGTGCAGGCAGCGACCCTTCCAACATTGTGGATGCAGGCTATGCGGTGGGCTCAATCCAAATTCCTGGTGGCACCCAGCCCATTCTTTTGCACCGTGATGCGGTATCCGGTGGCGGCTACGCCATGGTGGGCACCGTAATTAGTAGTGACATGGATGTGGTGGCCAGGGCTGCGGCAGGTACTAAGACTCGCTTTGTGGAGGTGGATATGGATACCGCCCTTGCATTGCGCAAGCAAGCCAGGGAATTGGTAGATATGTTCCACCCCTAA
- a CDS encoding 5-oxoprolinase subunit B family protein: MSDPHNITMESLGEARITFGGDEFVFVEVSDEMSLAANFRVTAIARKVAEARASGQLAGVIDICPANASLLLRIDPEVMHPFELEKRIREFEREAADEGGRVHTRIIEVPVWYSDPYTSEVVARFREGYHQDPSGTDLDYAAAINDLENAEAFIRAHHESPWLVTMVGFVAGLPFMFQLVDREEQLEVPKYLSPRTDTPALTVGHGGCFACIYSVRGAGGYQMFGIAAAPIYDPEQQLPDFEDFMILFRPGDIVKFRPVEEAEYRQIQQDVDAGNYNYRMKDVSFDISEALADRHKLNERLIGELYAD, encoded by the coding sequence ATGAGCGATCCACACAACATCACCATGGAATCTTTGGGCGAGGCTCGCATCACCTTCGGTGGCGATGAATTCGTCTTTGTGGAAGTCAGCGATGAGATGTCGCTGGCGGCCAATTTCCGCGTGACCGCCATTGCCAGGAAGGTGGCCGAAGCCAGAGCATCCGGGCAATTAGCGGGCGTGATTGATATCTGCCCCGCCAATGCATCCTTGCTGCTTCGGATCGATCCCGAGGTCATGCACCCCTTTGAGTTGGAAAAGCGAATCCGGGAATTTGAGCGCGAGGCAGCCGATGAAGGCGGGCGGGTACACACCCGCATTATCGAGGTGCCGGTATGGTACTCCGATCCCTATACCTCTGAGGTTGTAGCGCGCTTTCGCGAGGGCTACCACCAAGACCCCTCCGGCACGGACCTCGACTATGCCGCTGCCATCAATGACCTTGAAAATGCCGAGGCCTTTATCCGCGCCCACCATGAGTCTCCTTGGCTTGTGACCATGGTTGGCTTTGTGGCCGGGTTGCCGTTTATGTTCCAGCTTGTCGATCGCGAAGAGCAGCTAGAAGTGCCGAAGTACTTAAGCCCGCGCACCGATACTCCCGCGCTGACGGTTGGCCACGGCGGCTGCTTTGCCTGCATCTATTCCGTGCGAGGAGCAGGCGGGTATCAGATGTTCGGTATTGCTGCTGCGCCCATTTATGACCCAGAACAGCAATTGCCAGACTTTGAAGATTTCATGATCTTGTTCCGCCCCGGCGACATTGTGAAGTTCAGGCCTGTAGAAGAAGCGGAGTATCGCCAAATCCAGCAGGACGTAGACGCCGGTAATTACAACTACCGCATGAAAGACGTCAGCTTCGATATCAGTGAGGCCCTGGCGGATCGCCACAAGCTCAATGAGCGTCTGATTGGAGAGTTATATGCAGATTAA
- the pxpA gene encoding 5-oxoprolinase subunit PxpA has product MYMAPVGGRHTKYVVLDTAQLSCCDHHRRGERELLTLNADLGEGIGRHSFGNDAALMQLIDVANVACGFHAGDPAEMERTVHLAKEHAVAVGAHPGLPDLAGFGRRAMNLDPADVRRLITYQTGALKAFLDAADLPLNHIKPHGALYGMLARDAKLMEAAAAVCKTFEVPFFGLAGTAHEQVCEAEGVGFVPELYVDLDYDNEGNLLIRPQPEEKTPEQVAQRLNQALEQSTIAAEDGTAVPVRFSSVCIHSDGGHSVQIAQRCREVLDAYGKERA; this is encoded by the coding sequence ATGTATATGGCTCCGGTGGGCGGGCGCCATACAAAATATGTGGTACTAGACACTGCGCAACTAAGTTGCTGCGACCATCACAGAAGAGGTGAACGCGAGTTGTTAACGCTAAATGCTGACTTGGGTGAGGGGATCGGCCGCCACAGCTTCGGCAATGACGCTGCTTTGATGCAGCTTATCGACGTAGCCAATGTCGCCTGCGGCTTCCACGCTGGTGACCCGGCGGAAATGGAACGTACCGTGCACTTGGCCAAAGAGCACGCAGTAGCGGTGGGCGCGCACCCCGGTCTGCCTGACCTTGCCGGCTTTGGACGCCGTGCCATGAACCTTGACCCGGCTGATGTGCGCCGTTTAATCACCTATCAAACCGGTGCGCTCAAGGCCTTTTTAGATGCCGCCGATCTGCCGCTGAACCACATCAAGCCCCACGGCGCGCTCTACGGCATGCTCGCCCGCGATGCCAAGCTCATGGAGGCAGCCGCCGCAGTGTGCAAGACCTTTGAGGTTCCCTTCTTTGGCCTTGCCGGCACCGCTCATGAGCAGGTGTGTGAAGCCGAAGGGGTGGGCTTTGTGCCAGAGCTCTACGTCGATCTGGACTATGACAATGAAGGTAACCTGCTAATCCGCCCGCAACCGGAAGAAAAAACTCCAGAGCAGGTGGCGCAGCGTCTAAACCAAGCCCTTGAGCAGTCCACTATTGCTGCCGAGGATGGCACCGCCGTGCCCGTTCGTTTTAGCAGCGTGTGTATTCACTCAGATGGCGGGCACTCCGTGCAGATCGCGCAGCGCTGCCGCGAGGTACTCGATGCTTATGGGAAGGAACGCGCATGA